A genome region from Macadamia integrifolia cultivar HAES 741 unplaced genomic scaffold, SCU_Mint_v3 scaffold_216A, whole genome shotgun sequence includes the following:
- the LOC122071358 gene encoding probable pectinesterase 29, with product MWFSKFIVFISMTVVVCSSLISAKDCKSNVVSHTIFVDQSGTSNFTTIQAAIDSVPSKNSRWIRIFVQAGFYREQVTIEKDKSCILLEGVSRGSTYIQYDAHHATNTSATFHLMADNFVAKNISFENIYNLGPNHPTHTPAVAALIRGDKASFHSCSFKSLQDTLWDERGRHYFSSCFIQGAIDFIFGGGQSLYEQCVITVTARDANLPNGSSGYITAQRRYSPNDPNGFVFKSATVVGNGRAYLGRAWGPYSRVIFARSSLSKVVDPIGWDAWYFVGHERNLTYVEADCTGKGSNTSKRVKWEKKMNSSQLRQFINLSFIDQPEGWVEKQPL from the exons ATGTGGTTCTCTAAGTTTATTGTTTTCATTTCCATGACAGTAGTAGTTTGTTCTAGTTTGATCAGTGCTAAGGATTGTAAGTCAAATGTTGTTTCACATACAATCTTTGTAGATCAGTCTGGCACTTCAAATTTTACCACAATTCAAGCCGCAATTGATTCTGTTCCCTCCAAAAATTCTCGATGGATTCGAATTTTTGTTCAAGCTGGTTTTTATAG AGAACAAGTAACAATAGAAAAAGACAAATCATGTATTCTCCTGGAAGGAGTTAGCAGGGGATCGACATACATTCAATATGATGCCCATCATGCAACAAATACTAGTGCTACTTTCCATTTAATGGCTGATAATTTTGTTGCAAAAAATATTTCCTTTGAG AACATATATAACCTTGGGCCAAATCATCCCACTCATACACCAGCAGTTGCAGCTTTAATTCGTGGGGATAAAGCTAGTTTCCATTCATGCAGTTTTAAAAGTTTGCAAGATACATTGTGGGATGAACGAGGCCGGCATTACTTCAGCTCATGTTTCATCCAAGGCGCAATAGATTTCATCTTCGGTGGTGGCCAGTCTCTttatgag cAATGCGTTATAACTGTTACTGCTAGGGATGCAAATCTGCCGAATGGTTCAAGTGGTTATATAACAGCTCAAAGAAGATACTCACCAAATGATCCAAATGGCTTTGTGTTCAAAAGTGCAACTGTGGTAGGAAATGGTCGAGCATATCTTGGAAGGGCTTGGGGACCTTATTCCAGAGTTATATTTGCAAGGTCATCATTATCCAAGGTTGTGGATCCAATTGGATGGGACGCTTGGTACTTTGTTGGCCATGA GAGAAACCTTACATATGTGGAGGCTGATTGCACTGGAAAGGGATCGAATACCTCGAAGCGTGtgaaatgggagaagaagatgaactcCTCCCAGTTGAGGCAATTTATCAACTTATCATTTATTGATCAACCAGAAGGATGGGTTGAAAAACAACCCTTATAA